The Sulfitobacter donghicola DSW-25 = KCTC 12864 = JCM 14565 region GGCGCCCGCCGTTCAGGTTGGACGTGAGCGGGAACAAGCCGCGCGCCAGCGCCGAGCCCAGAACAGGCTGCACAGCATATTTGCTGATCATCGGCCTGATCCAACCCATCGGGATTTGTTTGTGATCTTCTTCGATCAGCGTGATCTGGCGCGCATAGCGCCCTAGATACCCTGTTTCCCCTGCGCCCATCGTGCCGCTGAGGACCGAGCCAGAAATCACCCGAACAGGCGTGTCCGTTGCAAGATCGGGCGCGGCGATATCGGCCATCGAGGCCCCAACAACCGTGCGCACCACGCGCGGCTCGCCGCACATCGGCCCCGCGACGCTGATGATCCGTTCGCCGTCATACTGGCCAGTTTCCAAAAGGCGACCAACCGCAATCACATCCTGATAGCCGATGGTCCAGACCGTTTTGTCACCGTGGATCGGCTCTAGGAAATGGATGTGTGTGCCAGCTAGGCCCGCAGGGTGGGGGCCAGAGAAAACAGCGGTTTCAACGCTGCTGCTGTCACCAACTGCAATGTCGTTTTCGCCTGCGTGGCAAACATATGTTTTACCCTCGGACAGCTGCGAAATCGCGGTGACGCCACGGGCAAACGCGGCGGCATTTTCTGCAATGATCGGGGCAGGGTTGGCGGCCAATGGATCGGTATCCATGGCGGTCACAAAAATCGCGGCAGGGCGTGTTTCGGGGGCGGGAACCTTTGAATAAGGGCGCGTGCGGAATGACGTCCACAAACCCGCCTGACACAGGCGTTCGGCCAAACCCTCGGGTGTTTTTTCATCGCCAACTGCTGAGAAATTAATCGCATCGCCCGCTTTTTCAGCAGCAACTTCAATCTCGACGCTGATCAACTTGCGGCGCGCGCCACGGTTGATCGCTTTGATTCGCCCCGAAACGGGCGAAACAACCTGAACTTGCGGCGTGTCTTTATGGGTGAAAATGGGTGTCCCGACCACGACAGGATCATCAACAGCAACCGACAATCGCGGCTTTAGCCCAATGTAATCATCCCCAAGGATCGCAACGGTTTTGACTGTTGTATCTTTGATGGATTCGTCATTCAGAACGCCTGAAATAGAAACATTCAGACCTTTCTTAAGCAAAAAATTCTGCAAAATGGACCTCGTTGAGTCGGACTTTCTATCTCTTAGCGCATCTTGGTTTCTACAAAATGTGCCAAGCTGATTTGCGAGTGGTCGATAGCCTAGTAATTTTCCAATGAAAAGACTTCACTTTGAACAAGACACCACATGTGATGTTGTGTTAGAGCACGCCCGACTAGAAAATTGAGGATCTAAAGTGTCTCGTTCAATCGGATTATCACGTCGTAATTTCATCGTAATGCCGCTTTGCGCTGTTGGGCTTTCTGCCTGCAAGCTGGGCGATGAAATCCTAAAGTTCTCAGGCCTGACCATGGGGACGACATTCAGCCTTACGGTTGTTGATGCGCCCCGCGCG contains the following coding sequences:
- a CDS encoding Na(+)-translocating NADH-quinone reductase subunit A, with the protein product MQNFLLKKGLNVSISGVLNDESIKDTTVKTVAILGDDYIGLKPRLSVAVDDPVVVGTPIFTHKDTPQVQVVSPVSGRIKAINRGARRKLISVEIEVAAEKAGDAINFSAVGDEKTPEGLAERLCQAGLWTSFRTRPYSKVPAPETRPAAIFVTAMDTDPLAANPAPIIAENAAAFARGVTAISQLSEGKTYVCHAGENDIAVGDSSSVETAVFSGPHPAGLAGTHIHFLEPIHGDKTVWTIGYQDVIAVGRLLETGQYDGERIISVAGPMCGEPRVVRTVVGASMADIAAPDLATDTPVRVISGSVLSGTMGAGETGYLGRYARQITLIEEDHKQIPMGWIRPMISKYAVQPVLGSALARGLFPLTSNLNGGRRAMVPVGTFETLMPQDYLPTQLLRALITMDTDQAQALGAMELDEEDLSLAGFACPAKYEYGLALRDCLTIIEKEG